The DNA window AAAATGGTGAAAAGAGAAACTAGATATAAAAAAGACCTGCTTTGGGGAAACAGGTCATTAGAAAGGGAGTAAAACTATGAAAAAAATATGCTAATTGGCTTCGCAAGTACTATCGTATACCTTTATGGTGAAAAAATGGTGAAAAGGGAAACTAGATATAAAAAAGACCTGCTTTGGGGAAACAGGTCATTAGAAAGGGAGTAAAACTATGAAAAAAATATGCTAATTGGCTTCGCAAGTACTATCGTATACCTTTATAGTGAAAAGATAATGAAAACGATATTAGGATATAGCTCCTATTTTTCCATATTATAGATTCATTTCTCTTTAATAGGGTATACGTTCATTAGAATCGATATAAACTTGAAGAACTGGCAGGGAGGTATATATATGGAAAAGAAAAGCGAAGCAACTACGAATCAGCGCATGGCTCACCGCACTCGAAATAGCTGGTCAGGCTTTTTGTTTGGCGTAGGATTAGTTGCTTTTATTGATGAAGCAGTGTTTCATCAGCTGCTTCATTGGCACCACTTTTATGATAAGTCCACAACGGCCGCTGGTTTAGTGTCAGACGGTTTGTTTCACGCATTCAGCTGGTTTGCTACAATCGCATCACTTTTTATGGTAGCAGATCTAAGGCGCCGGCGCGGCTGGTGGGTAAAAAGATGGATAGGAGGAGTATTGCTTGGAGCCGGGGCGTTTCAGCTTTATGACGGCACCGTGCAGCATAAGCTTATGGGACTTCATCAAATCCGATACGGAGTGAAGATTGTACCTTACGACATTACGTGGAATGTGCTTGCATGTTTGATGCTGCTTATTGGCATCATTTTAACATGGTTTACACGTAAACAAGGTGCACACCATGACTAAATATGAAGTATTATCTCAGCTTTTATTAGCGCTGCCTTTTGCCGCTGCCTTTTTTTTATACATGTGGGCTGTAGCGTCTTCGAATGCAACATATAGAAGATGGTCATTATACAGGACGGCCTGCTGGACCCTTGGTATTTTATGCGCCGTATCTTCTGTAGCAGGACCGCTTGCAGCGCGTGCTCATATGGACTTTACCGCGCATATGACAGGGCATTTGCTTTTAGGTATGCTAGCCCCGTTTTTAATGGCGTTAGGAGCACCTCTTACGCTATTGCTTCGCACGCTTCCGGTTCGCGCAGCCAGAGAAGTTTCCAAACTTTTAAAAGGACGGTTTGTTCGGTTCATCAGCAGTCCGGTGACGGCTTCTGTTCTTAACATAGGAGGACTTTGGGTTCTTTATACAACGAGTATGTATGGCATGATGCATCATTCTTTTTTCGTGCATGTCGCTGTACATATTCACGTATTTTTAGCAGGCTATTTATTTACCGTATCGATGATTTCAATCGATCCTTCGCCGCATCAAAAAAGTTTTACGCACCGGGCTTTCGTATTGATTATTGCTCTTGCTGCTCACGGTATTTTATCAAAATATGTGTACGTTCACCCGCCCATGCACGTCTCGGCGGAACAAGCGAAGCAAGGGGCTATGCTAATGTATTACGGAGGCGATTTAATCGACTTATGTTTAATTGTGCTTCTTTGTTATGAGTGGTTTAAGCGGGTTCAAAAAGTATCTCTTACATAAAAAATGCGCAGAAAGCATGATGCTTTCTGCGCATTTTTTAGTGAATGTTTCGTTTTTTAAAGCGTCCGCCGCGGACTTCGGTAATATCTGCAACGGCTAAAAAGGCAGTAGGGTCAAAATCTTCAACAATGGTTTTTAGCTTTGATTCTTCAAGACGCGTAATGATGCAGAAAATCACTTTTTTATCATCGCCCGTATAAGCACCTTCACCGTGCAAATAGGTAACGCCTCGACCTAGACGCGCATTAATCGCATCGCCAATTTCGTCGGAATATTCACTAATAATCCAAGCTGATTTTGATTCTTCCAATCCTTCTACAACTGTATCAATGGCTTTAGCTGCAATGATATAAGCAAGGATGGAATACATGGCGCGGTCCCACGTGAACACAAATCCCGCTGCTCCTAAAATGAAGAAGTTGAAAAACATTACAATTTCTCCTACAGAAAACGGAATTTTTTTGCTGATTAAAATGGCAAGTATCTCCGTACCGTCAAGCGCTCCGCCGTAGCGAATTACGAGTCCAATTCCAATTCCGAGAATAATTCCTCCAAAAACGGTAGCAAGAAGAACGTCTGCGGTAAACGCGGGGACTTCATGAAACATAGAAGTTAAGATGGATACAACTAGTATGCCAAAAATAGTGGAAAGGGCAAATGTTTTCCCCATTTGCTTGTACCCGATAAATACAAACGGAAGATTTAGTACAAAAAGAAAGATTCCTAGATTTACTCCAGTAAGGTGCGAAAGCATGATGGAAATACCAGTAATTCCTCCGTCGACAACGTGGTTTGGAACAAGAAAAATTTCAAGTCCTGTGGCCATGAGCAGCGCACCGATCGCAATGGCAATGGCCCTTCCAAATACTTGTCCCTTGGACAGCTTTCGGTGCTGAATTTTCGCTTTTTCGAGTTCTGTCATTTGCATGTCTCCTTTGATGTCTCATATGTATTTCTCACTTTAAAAAAGTGAAACCACTTTTAATTATACCTTACTATGCACAATTAGTGGGGATAGACGCATTAATTACTTGGTTCACCATATAAAAAAGCCTGCTTTAGAGTCATAAGCAGGCTTTTTAAGGAGTAAAACGATGAAAAAAAGTATGGTTGGCTTCACAGCTTTAACTATATAGAAGTTTGATGAAAAAACGATGAAAACGCCGGCATGTGTGGTAAGAAATTCGGGGATACTAGTTAAAAAAGGCCAAAAGGAGATGACGAAATGAATGTGTGGATGATGTATAACTACTTGATGCATTCGCAAATCTTTTTAAGCAGCGTATTAATTAGCGGTATTCTTCTTGTTAGCGGAGGATTTGTGTACGGCAGAATAATGAGCAAAAAGTGAACCTAATATTGCCACGGATAGGTTGTTAATGGAAGATGATCGATAGCTGCTTGGTTAATGTTATACTTGCTCCATAAGCTTAGTGTGGAGGTGTCAGCATGAGCAAGCATCATGATCTAACAGCATCATACGGAGAATCGTTAGTAACGTGTGAACATCAGTTTGAAGCTAGCTATTACTATCATCAAGTGCGCGAACAGTGCATGAATCAAATTCATGAAATAAGCAAAGCGGTAGATGAGTTTGCCGTTGATTTTACAGATGAAAGTTTGAAAATATTAGAGCTTCTTTACTATGATTTAGAAGACAGCAATTGCTTTGACTATTTTTCGATGACAAAAGAAGAATTCGAAGAGTGTATGGGCGTATACTTTGGTGAAGTGGTTACGTCTACTATTGACGAAGCGCGCTGGGTGGTAAAAGAATATCCGCTTATGGAAAACAAGTATGTGACCGGAATTGAAAAAGGGAATCTTTCACTTATGTTTCCCCATGGCTTTTTTAACCATAAAGAGCGTCATCCAGAGTGCGTTTTTACCCTTTATTATTTATATAAACAGCTGCAAAAATAGTAAAAAGGTGAACGCAAGTTCACCTTTTTTATTGTCCAAGTTTTATAGGAATATAAATATCCATTTCATATGTATCACTATATAAATTACTGTGTATAGCTGTATTTACAATTTCAAGAGCAGGACCTTCAATCATGCTGCAAGAAGAGTTCGGCAGCCATTCATTCCAGATGCTGCTATACGTCGACTTAAGCGATGTAATGGGACCTGTGTGTTTGAACTGCAAGTATGTGAATGAAGGAAACGTATGAACGCTCATACCTTTTGGAATACAAGCTGTATCGGCTACTTCTGTCCCTGCAATATAAAAATAATTTTCTTTTTTCGGAGCCATGCAAATGCCTGTAACCATATGAGGTTCTTTTGAAGAAGTAATCATTTCTTTTTCTTTAAGTATTTGCTTCAAAAGATTCTCTTTTTGATACTCTCCGTTTTTTGCTATGCCTATCACTGAAAATCCTTCTTTATATACAACTTTACCTTGCATAATCCACCTCGAATTTTTCAAGCTCTAGCTCTTATTCTATCAATTATAAATTACTTTACCGTGATTGTAACATAATCTTAAGTAGATATCGATGCAGAAAATGGAACATGAGCAAAGCTTCAAACACATGCTTGAGATACTCCGATTGTTACATAAAAACAGCGCAGGAATTCGTGCGCTGTTTTTGCTGATGCAACACTTTATTTATATAACGTTTACGAAGAGTAAATCCGGGAAACTTCTTAGTATAAGTCAAAATGGTAGCTAAACCAGTAGTCGTCCTGCACATGTTTTGTGCTTGAAGCGACAATATGCTCATGACCTTGTTCATCCGTGGCAATCCAGTTGTAGTTGATATCCATTTTAATCGGATACATATTGCCCTTTTTAAACAAAATGACAGGGGGGTTTACTTCAACAAACTCGTTCAGTTTTTTAACAACATCTTCTTTACAGCGAATTAGCTCCATGTTTCTTTCTCCTTTGGTGTTATTGCACAATCATATTTTTTGCGTTGTGCACAATATATATTTTAAAATAACAGAAGTAAGTTTAGCACATTTTACAGAAAACAGAGAAATAAAAAGGAGCGATATCGATGAATGAACAAATTTTATTAGCAGAACGCCCAAAGGGAATGCCAACAAAAGATACGTTTAAATACGAAAAAATTGAGATGCCTGCAGCGAAAGAAGGGGAGGTAATTGTTCAAACACTTTACCTTTCTGTTGATCCGTATATGAGAGGACGCATGAACGATACAAAATCATATGTTCCTCCATTTGAGCTAAACGCACCGCTTGCAGGCGGCATTGTAGCGCGCGTAACGGAATCAAAATCAGATCGCTTTAAAGAAGGCGATATCGTGACGGGAATGCTTCCTTGGAAACGCTATTCAGCGGCAGAAGCAAAAAACTTACAGAAGGTTGATCCAGAGCTAGCGCCAATCACAACGGCTATCGGCGTTCTTGGTATGCCAGGTCTCACTGCTTACTTTGGATTGCTTGAAATCGGTCAGCCAAAAGAAGGCGAAACTGTGGTCGTTTCCGGTGCAGCAGGTGCTGTTGGATCTGTTGTTGGTCAAATCGCCAAAATTAAAGGTGCACGTGTTGTCGGCATTGCAGGTTCTGAAGATAAAATTGCTTATTTAAAAGATGAGCTCGGATTTGATGAGGTGCTTAATTATAAAAAAGGTAATGTGAAAGAAGCGTTAGAAAAAGCGTGTCCTAATGGTGTTGATGTTTACTTTGAAAACGTCGGCGGAGAGATTTCAGATGCAGTTGTTAGCTTATTAAATAAATTTGCGCGCATTCCGCTTTGCGGCCAAATTTCACTGTATAACTTAGAAAAACAAGATGTTGGACCACGTGTTCAAACGCCTTTGTTAATTAACAGTGCGTTAATGAAAGGCTTTATCGTAGCAGACTATGCAGACAAATTCCCTGAAGGCATTAAGCAGTTAGGCGAATGGGTGCAGCAAGGAAAAATCAAGTACAGCGAAAACGTTGTAGAAGGTTTTGAAAATGTACCTGAAGCGTTCCTTGGTTTATTTGAAGGAGTAAACTTAGGAAAACAGCTTGTAAAAGTAGCAGAATAAGCGTAAAGGAAACCGTGCGGGATCATTCCCGCACGGTTTCCTTTACATTGTTGAAGCCGTTTGTTGTTTAGCTTCTTCTTCAATATGTTCACCAGTTCGTTCGATTGGCGAGCGTTTGTGATAGCGTCCAAGCAGTCCTGTCATGATGAAGATGCCAATTAACGAATAAAGAACTTGAACTACGCCAAATACTACTGTTGCAGAGCCGACAATTAACACATCTGTCAAAAGCATTGTTTTACCTGGATTAATGCCAAGTCGTTTATCAAGAAACACGCATAGCATGTTGATTCCGCCAAGAGAAGAACCGTGGCGAAACAAAAAGATCAGTCCAATGCCGACAATAATGCCGCCCACAACCGCAGCTACAAGCGGATGCGGAAGCACAAATGAAAAGTTGGCAGCTAATAAATCGGACATCACTGACATCAGGCTAACGCTGATGAAACTTTTTATCGTAAATTGAAGTCCAATTTGCGTAAGAGCCATAAAATAAAATGGTAAATTGATAATAAAGAACAACACCCCAAACGAAATACCGGTTAAATGTTGCAGGACAATTCCAAGACCTGCTGTTCCGCCAATAACGAGGTTAGAAGCGGTTAAAAATTGAATACCGATGGCAACGCATAAACAGCCAAAGGTAATCCATCCCCATTGTTTTACGTGATTCATATCTCCATCCCCTTTTGTATATTTATACAATACTTTCGATAGAAAACACCGTCTTTTAATTCACAAAATCTATTTTACTATATATCTTTTCAAAAAAAAGCACTTTTGTAAGAGAATCTAACACAAGATAAATAGTTAGATAATTCAGATTTATTAAGTTCCTTTAGAGCGAATGATTGATAAACCAATATGTTTTTAAAAAAAGATTAAAAAGAAAGAATGAGAAAAACGGATTTTGGATAATGTATAAACAAATATTTGGATAATGGTTAAAAAAAGGGAGGAAATATCAGTTAAAAAGAACTATTTTAATTAATAATTAAAATATTATTCGTCTTTTTATTGATTTTTCATTTAATTTAGATGAAATATAACATTATTATCATGAAAATATGTAGAGATGGAAGTGGATACGAAATGAATAATAAATTATCAGCATTGACAGGGATGGCTGTACTTGCTCTTTCACTTACAGCATGTGCCCCTCAGCAAGAAAAAGAAGTGTCTGCTGAGAAAAAAGAACCTGTTCAAAACCTGGCTGATCAGCAAATCATGGCGGACGCTTGGTATCAAACATCCGGCGAAATGAAAGCTTTGTATTACCAAGGCTATAATACAGGAAAGCTTCGTTTAGATGAGGCGCTTGCAAAAAGTACCGATAAAAAGCCTGCCATTATTTTGGATTTAGATGAGACCGTACTTGATAATAGTCCATTTCAAACTTCAGCAATCAAAACTGATAAAGGATTTCCTTATAAATGGGATGAATGGGTGCAAGCAGCAAAAGCGAAAGCAGTGCCAGGTGCTGTTGATTTCTTGACGTATGCGGATCAAAAAAGCGTAGATATTTACTACATTTCAGGCCGTACAACTTCTCAACTTGAGGCAACAATTAAAAACCTAAAGAATTTACATATTCCTCAAGCAACCAAAGACCATGTGCTATTAACGGGTCCAAAAGATGAAGGAAAAGAAGCGCGCCGTCAAAAAGTAGCGATGAATCATAATGTAGTCCTGCTGTTCGGTGATAACTTATCTGATTTTAGCGGTTTTGATAAAAAGTCCATTAATAATCGAAATAAGCTTGTAGAAGAGCAAAAAGAAGCGTTTGGCCAAAAGCTAATCGTGTTTCCAAATCCAATGTATGGAGATTGGGAAGGAGCTATTTATAACTACGACTACTCGATTTCGGATAAACAAAAAGATAAGCTTCGCCGCGAACAGCTTCAATATTTCAACTAAAAAAAGCTGCCCCTTTACGTATGTAGTAAAAGGGCAGCTTTTTTTAGTTGTTTTTAATCTTTCCAATATAGCCGATTCAAACGATAGCTTGTACAAATAGCCACTTATGCGGCTTACTTTTTAAGAAAGAAGCCACAGAGCGTAAGGAACTTGCTTCCACTCGTGTTTTAACATGCCATAAATCACAAGATCGTGGTAGTGATCATATAAGTATTCACCTTCTCTGCAAATGCCTTCTTCTGTAAAACCTAGACGCGTAGGAATGGCTTTGCTTTTTTCGTTATTAACGCCGCAGCGTATTTCGACTCGATGAAGGTTTAACGTATTAAATGCATAATTCAGGCATCCGTGTACGGCTCTTGTCATAATTCCTTTTCCTTGGAAATTATGTCCAATCCAATAGCCGAGACTTGTACTTTTATTTCCCCAATTAATTCCGTGAAAACCAATCATCCCGGCGATTTCTCCGTAGTACCGAATGATGGCCTGAAACCCTTGGTTATTATAGTATTGAGCTCTCCATTCAGGAATGAGTTCATCATAGTCAGCAATACTTTGCATGCTATCTACCCATGGGAGCCATTCTTTTAGGTAAGGTCTTGACTCGTTAATAAGAGAAAGCAAGGGGAAAGCGTCAGTGGATTCAATTAAATGCAAACTAACTTCGTCATCAATTTTGTATTCAAACATACGAAAGCCTCCTATGATGATGGGCCTGCTGAGATAAGCGTAGCGTGTAGGCAGTTCTAACATCTAGTTTTTCTTTATTCTACCACAAGTAGAAGAGGGGAGAACGAGGAAGTTTAAGTTGAAAGCAAATAACGCATAAAGTCGATAGGGTTTTAATGATTAAAAAAATTAATGATTGAAAGCAATTTATCAATATTTTTACAGAAAAGAAGCGTATACAGTGATACAATGGGAGAAGAGATAAGCCGTTGTATTTATACATACTTCATAACAAACATGATATTGGATTGATAAAAGCAGGTGGTAAAAACATGGATGTACAACTATTAATAACGGTATTTGCACTCGGGTTTTTCGGGTCATTTTTAGCAGGTATGCTTGGAATTGGAGGATCAGTTGTTTTGTATCCGCTGTTACTATTTGTTCCGCCTCTTGTAGGAGTAGGAGCATTCAGCGCGCACGAAGTAGCTGGTATAGGAGCCGTACAGTCGCTGTTTGCATCTGTTTCAGGAGCTCTTGCTTACAAAAAGGGCGGCTACTTGAATAAACCGTTAATTTTATATATGGGTGTCAGCGTCTTAGTTGGTAGTCTCATTGGTTCAACGCTATCAACCTCGTTTTCAGAAGGAATGATCAATTTCATTTACGGCGTGATGGCAACAATTGCAGCAGGATTAATGTTTATGCCTAAAAAAAATAATCCGGCGGACGATTCATTCGAAGTGACGTTTTCAAAACCTTTGGCAGCAACTCTGGCGTTTTTAGTTGGAATTTGCGGAGGGATTGTCGGAGCAGGTGGCGCATTTTTACTTGTGCCTATTATGATTACCGTGTTAAAAATTCCTGTGCGCGTAACAATTGCAAGCTCATTAGCCGTGACGTTTATTTCGTCTATGGGAACAACATCCGGTAAAGTGATGACGCATCAGGTCCTTTTGCTTCCGGCACTCATGATTATTGGAGCAAGCCTACTAGCAGCTCCGATCGGCGCTTTTGTAGGGCAAAAGACGAAGGTAGCGTCGCTGCAAGTTATCTTAGCGATCGTTATTACGGCGACTTCGTTGAAAATATGGTTTGATTTACTGATGAAATCCATTCATTAAAAAAAGCTGCCTTTTTAAGAGCAGCTTTTTTACGTTGTTTTTGATGACACAAGGTGAGCCACTAAAATATAGCGCTCAGGTGCTGAACCAATATAGTTAAATGGATAACAGGTGCTGACGGTTAAAGTGGCTCTAGGCTTTGGCACAATAACGGTCCGGTCATCCGCATCAACAATTCGTACTTTGTTCACTTTGTATGTGAAGGTACCTGCTGCTGTATTCACCACAAGCGAATCGCCTTCACCCACGTCGCCAAGCTTACGAAAAACCGTATCGCGATGTCCAGATAGAACAGAATTGTCATTTTGACCAGGCAACACGCTTCCTGCAAAATGACCGACGCCTTTTTCTAATTCATCTTCGTTCGTACCATGATAAATCGGCAGCTTAGCGTTTAATTTAGGAATATATAATTCTCCCATTAAATCACCGATTTTTGGCTGTTTCGGATAAGACACATTTGACACTTTCGGCTTTTTTTCTGAGCTAGCAGTACGAGGGTGTACCGGTTTTTTAGATTCAACAGCAGAATCTTCAGGAGAGGAGTCTGCTGCTGAAGGTTCTTTGCTTTTAGAAACTGAAGCTGCGGCAGGTTCTTCTGTATCCATTGTTTTAAATGCCAAATAGCCCCTTGCAAATTTATAGGCGTTTGTTGTCGTAAACCAAAGACCAAAGCAAATGACGGCGGCTAAAAGGGAAAGAACAATCAACCGCTTTTTGCGATTGATTGTTCTTCTTGTTTTTCTTGGTTCCATTTTATGCGCGTCTCACTTTGCGGAAAAGAACAAAGCCAGCTGCTACAAGCACTAATCCAATTAATGTATTCGTTACATAATCAGAAGCCGTTTCCGGAAGTTTTGCACCTTTAACGGTTTTTTGCACAGCGCTGTTTGTTTGTTTCTTCACCGGTTCTTGTTTCTTTTCTACTGCAGGCTTTTGCGTTTCAGCAGGTTTTACTGCAGCTTCAGCAGATTTTTCTACTTCTTTTCCTGTGTCTGTGATGATATCAGAATTGAACATATCGCCTGTAATCACCATATCTGCTAAAAATTTGCCATCTGTCGTATAAAGAGAAATTTTTAGACTCGCATTTTTTAACTCTTCTAGGTTGATTAAATCGGTAAGAGAAAGTGATTTTTCACTTCCGCCTTGTACAAGTGAAAATTTAGCGTCTAAATGGAAGGTTGATAGCAGCTCTTTATAAATAGACATTAATTCCGCGATTTGATCAGCAGATAATTCTGTTGCTGTATCAAAATCTTCAAATGCCGCTAAGCGCTCGCCTAATTGATCTAAGCGGTTGAGCGTTGCTTCATTTGAAAGCTCATCTTCTAACGATGTAAAATGCGCTTGGATTCGATCCAATTCTTCTGATGTTAAGCCGAATTGAGACTGCATAAATGAAAGTAAGTCAGTTAAATCTTCTTCGCTTAATTCATCATCGTAAGAAGTGTCCTCTTCGTCATATGACTCATCGTCTTCATACCAGTCATCGCCTTCTAAATAGAAGCCGACATCCTCGTATAAATCATCTAGGTACACATAATCATCTAAGCTTTGCCCGTTCTCTTTTAATAACGCATTTAAGCTTGTTTTGTCTAAGTCAAAATCTGCATACACATCTTGCACGTTATGTAAGTCAGCTGCAATTGGTTCACCTAAAAATTCTTCTAAATCTGCGATTGTATCGTAGTTTTCAAGACTATCGTCATACAGTGAAAGTGAATATTCAACGTCGTCTTTGGTTACTTCAAAGCCTCTCGTTTGGCTTACCGATTTTAAATACTTGTTGAAATCGGCGTCAAATGTTGACGCCGCTGCGAATGAAGACGTTGGAAATACGCCAACAAACAGCAGAAATGATAATAAAATTGCCCCCAGTTTTTTCATCAATTTTCTCCTTTTTTTTACGTTTTCTACAAGATTATATAGGAATAGTTATAAATTTACAATATATACTTATATTATATATACCTTGAATATAGTGGTAATTTTAGGTATTTATAGAATTGTAGATTTTGAAAACATCGTATAAAAGCGAGCGGAAAGCTCTAGATAGAAAAACGAAAAAATAAAGAAAAAGGTTTATAATTTTTTGGGTAGAAGAAAAAATATAAAAAAGCATCAAAAAAGAACAGCACTTAGAAGCTGTTCTTTTTGAAATGATATGTAAGCAATAGCATAGATAGTTGAAATTCGATACCGTTCCGCTTTAGAAAAAGGTGGTTACGAGTTATGATTTTAGTAAGGATAAAGAAGAAAAGTGAGAGCGCGGTTTTGTCAGCTCTATTTTGATTCCTTTTAGTCTTAAACGTTCTACAAACTGTTTGCGTTTTTTTCGCTTTTCATGCGGGGATTGATTCATATTTGCCTCATCCTCCATATTTAGTCAAGTAGCTAACATATCATTATCATAATCAAAAGATGACGGTTACACAATAAACATTCTCAAATATTCACAAAGATTTAAAATTTGTTACATTGATAGTGTACATGTACCCGATTCTCTTTTTTTCTAACATTTCAATGTGCTGTTTTTAAATTGAAGGTTTACAACTCCTGTTGTATCATCGAAATGTGTTCAAAGTGAGGTTATTACATAAAGGTTCGTAAAGCTAATATTCATCTTGAGCAGCATATGGTTAAACAAGTATTTATTTATGAACATAAAAAAGAAACCCTTATTCATTAAGAGTTTCCGCAGCTATTGCTTATTACGATCAAGCCCATCCTTAATTCATTTTATTGATCTTCTGGATCTACTTCAAGGCTTTCAACTTCGTCATTCTTTTTTACTTCTAATCGTACAACTTTATTTTTACTATCTCCAGACACATTATCATTATCTAGCTCAAAGTCTTTTGCTTTTTTATAAGTCTTTTCTCCGCTAGATACTTTTATGGTGAGATTCTTATCTGTTTCATTAATTAATTTTCCAATTACGCTGTAATCTCCATCAGATTCTTTTTCATAGATACCATTTGAATCAGCTTTTGCTAAAGCCGTTAATTCTAGGCTTTCAGCGTTTTGATCTTTAGCATTAACCTCTACTTTCACCTGTTTCCCATCAATGTCCTTAGGTGTATCTTTTTCTTTCTTAAACGAATTCCCTTTAGGTATCTTCACCTGTTTATCATCAATGACAAGTGTTAACTCATCGTTTGTTTCTTTGTCTAAAGTTCCAACCAAATCAAAGTCCTCATCCTGTTTACTGTCAGGATCTTTGGAATACTGCTGTAAATTTGATTTATTTTCAGAGGAGCTGCTTTCATTTTGAGATGTATTTTGAGATGAATTATCTTGATTGGAGCAACCCGTCAAAGATCCTGCAGCTAAAGCTCCAGCTAATGAGATGGATAACGTTAACATTTTTTTGTTCATATGGTTTATTCCTCCTTTTTTACTTGTAGTTAATATTGCCTTTCTTCTATAGAAGTAAACAAGCAGAAATTTAACGAAATGTCTCAACAAAATGAACACGCAAACTTTTATATTTTGATTCATTGTGCTTAAAAGCTATACTAGTAGTAGGTATAGAAAAAAGTAAAACGAGATTGTACATCTCATCTATTCGTATACAAAAAAGAAAGAGGGATCTCCATGAAAACAGAACAGCAGTATTTTGAAGAAGGAAAATCAATTCAAACATATATGAATGACATGAGTACATTAAAAGAGGAAAGTTTAGCTGTGTATGAACAATTTCAGCTTCCAGAAGATGGACTGGCTGACACCCTAAAGGCTCATCAGCTTCATTTCTTAACGATTACTGAAGATTGGTGCGGAGATGCGATGATGATTAACCCAATCATTCGTAAAGTAGCTGAAGCTGCAGATATCGATGTGCGCGTTGCACTGCGAGATGCGGACACCGAATTAATTGATCGTCACTTAACAAACGGCGG is part of the Priestia aryabhattai genome and encodes:
- a CDS encoding DUF2243 domain-containing protein, whose product is MEKKSEATTNQRMAHRTRNSWSGFLFGVGLVAFIDEAVFHQLLHWHHFYDKSTTAAGLVSDGLFHAFSWFATIASLFMVADLRRRRGWWVKRWIGGVLLGAGAFQLYDGTVQHKLMGLHQIRYGVKIVPYDITWNVLACLMLLIGIILTWFTRKQGAHHD
- a CDS encoding cytochrome c oxidase assembly protein, whose amino-acid sequence is MTKYEVLSQLLLALPFAAAFFLYMWAVASSNATYRRWSLYRTACWTLGILCAVSSVAGPLAARAHMDFTAHMTGHLLLGMLAPFLMALGAPLTLLLRTLPVRAAREVSKLLKGRFVRFISSPVTASVLNIGGLWVLYTTSMYGMMHHSFFVHVAVHIHVFLAGYLFTVSMISIDPSPHQKSFTHRAFVLIIALAAHGILSKYVYVHPPMHVSAEQAKQGAMLMYYGGDLIDLCLIVLLCYEWFKRVQKVSLT
- a CDS encoding YitT family protein encodes the protein MTELEKAKIQHRKLSKGQVFGRAIAIAIGALLMATGLEIFLVPNHVVDGGITGISIMLSHLTGVNLGIFLFVLNLPFVFIGYKQMGKTFALSTIFGILVVSILTSMFHEVPAFTADVLLATVFGGIILGIGIGLVIRYGGALDGTEILAILISKKIPFSVGEIVMFFNFFILGAAGFVFTWDRAMYSILAYIIAAKAIDTVVEGLEESKSAWIISEYSDEIGDAINARLGRGVTYLHGEGAYTGDDKKVIFCIITRLEESKLKTIVEDFDPTAFLAVADITEVRGGRFKKRNIH
- a CDS encoding GyrI-like domain-containing protein, with protein sequence MKNSRWIMQGKVVYKEGFSVIGIAKNGEYQKENLLKQILKEKEMITSSKEPHMVTGICMAPKKENYFYIAGTEVADTACIPKGMSVHTFPSFTYLQFKHTGPITSLKSTYSSIWNEWLPNSSCSMIEGPALEIVNTAIHSNLYSDTYEMDIYIPIKLGQ
- a CDS encoding NADP-dependent oxidoreductase; translated protein: MNEQILLAERPKGMPTKDTFKYEKIEMPAAKEGEVIVQTLYLSVDPYMRGRMNDTKSYVPPFELNAPLAGGIVARVTESKSDRFKEGDIVTGMLPWKRYSAAEAKNLQKVDPELAPITTAIGVLGMPGLTAYFGLLEIGQPKEGETVVVSGAAGAVGSVVGQIAKIKGARVVGIAGSEDKIAYLKDELGFDEVLNYKKGNVKEALEKACPNGVDVYFENVGGEISDAVVSLLNKFARIPLCGQISLYNLEKQDVGPRVQTPLLINSALMKGFIVADYADKFPEGIKQLGEWVQQGKIKYSENVVEGFENVPEAFLGLFEGVNLGKQLVKVAE
- a CDS encoding YitT family protein; translated protein: MNHVKQWGWITFGCLCVAIGIQFLTASNLVIGGTAGLGIVLQHLTGISFGVLFFIINLPFYFMALTQIGLQFTIKSFISVSLMSVMSDLLAANFSFVLPHPLVAAVVGGIIVGIGLIFLFRHGSSLGGINMLCVFLDKRLGINPGKTMLLTDVLIVGSATVVFGVVQVLYSLIGIFIMTGLLGRYHKRSPIERTGEHIEEEAKQQTASTM
- a CDS encoding 5'-nucleotidase, lipoprotein e(P4) family — protein: MNNKLSALTGMAVLALSLTACAPQQEKEVSAEKKEPVQNLADQQIMADAWYQTSGEMKALYYQGYNTGKLRLDEALAKSTDKKPAIILDLDETVLDNSPFQTSAIKTDKGFPYKWDEWVQAAKAKAVPGAVDFLTYADQKSVDIYYISGRTTSQLEATIKNLKNLHIPQATKDHVLLTGPKDEGKEARRQKVAMNHNVVLLFGDNLSDFSGFDKKSINNRNKLVEEQKEAFGQKLIVFPNPMYGDWEGAIYNYDYSISDKQKDKLRREQLQYFN
- a CDS encoding GNAT family N-acetyltransferase — its product is MFEYKIDDEVSLHLIESTDAFPLLSLINESRPYLKEWLPWVDSMQSIADYDELIPEWRAQYYNNQGFQAIIRYYGEIAGMIGFHGINWGNKSTSLGYWIGHNFQGKGIMTRAVHGCLNYAFNTLNLHRVEIRCGVNNEKSKAIPTRLGFTEEGICREGEYLYDHYHDLVIYGMLKHEWKQVPYALWLLS
- a CDS encoding sulfite exporter TauE/SafE family protein, encoding MDVQLLITVFALGFFGSFLAGMLGIGGSVVLYPLLLFVPPLVGVGAFSAHEVAGIGAVQSLFASVSGALAYKKGGYLNKPLILYMGVSVLVGSLIGSTLSTSFSEGMINFIYGVMATIAAGLMFMPKKNNPADDSFEVTFSKPLAATLAFLVGICGGIVGAGGAFLLVPIMITVLKIPVRVTIASSLAVTFISSMGTTSGKVMTHQVLLLPALMIIGASLLAAPIGAFVGQKTKVASLQVILAIVITATSLKIWFDLLMKSIH